From one Phycodurus eques isolate BA_2022a chromosome 6, UOR_Pequ_1.1, whole genome shotgun sequence genomic stretch:
- the aars2 gene encoding LOW QUALITY PROTEIN: alanine--tRNA ligase, mitochondrial (The sequence of the model RefSeq protein was modified relative to this genomic sequence to represent the inferred CDS: deleted 1 base in 1 codon), whose product MISLLSRSLGSVRRLSGPPVRSVAPDKPRPPEASAARVRKTFVDFFEREHGHLLVPSSPVRPRGDPSLLFVNAGMNQFKPILLGTADPRGAMASYRRVVNSQKCVRAGGKHNDLDDVGKDVYHHTFFEMMGNWSFGDYFKEEACAMAWTLLTERFGIASDRLYVSYFAGDAASGLGADEETRRIWLDIGVPPARLLPFGPKENFWEMGDTGPCGPCSEIHYDRVGGRDAAGLVNKGCPDVLEIWNLVFMQYSRECHGELRALPCRSVDTGLGLERLLGILQGKTSNYDTDLFAPLMDAIHQRSGVSAYGGRTGPGAQVDAAYRVVADHARALTVCIADGVHPGTSGAELVLRRILRRAVRFCTEVLRAPQGTLASLVPYVARSLGDAYPELRREADRAMDVIDENEDHFLSGLRKGSRLIRRTLDTTDAQRGRFPASVVCSLHRDLGFPLDLVDLMLEEKGVSVDRQEVERLIANQHKATSERAGAGGHVAMGAVVLAELRRGGVAYTEDSAKYEYAVERERYVFPPCRARVLALFDGTALVSQVAPGQRCGVILDRTSFYAERGGQDADRGYFVRADLQEVPFSVEGVLTAGGYVIHQVTATDTLETGDQVHLHLDQTHRLACMTNHTATHLLNFALRNVLGPSVRQRGTRVSARRLRFDFSVKASLSASELRQVETCVKAAVVNNQAVHVQEVPLEAAIKIAGVRTVDEAYPDPVRVVSVSVPVSELLDRPAVERTSVELCCGTHLVQTASIGDLVIVSERQLVKGISRVVAVTGTDATLAREAGQSLLEEVDSLSARMTGSAPSCLDSAQSLAKEVGVVSDAVGNTPIPQWLRGELQVRLKALQRQSNTLVRKLETAQATLTAQALLAKTKQEVVLVDCVEAPSLSVLMKTVNHLSAARPDAHIMLLARQRHSGKILCACQVPEDSAAALSASDWATAVCQRTGGDGGGSAVVARGTGTGADVAEAVAWAEMFACNSLATFTLQLRDRLPIQTGSVGAGPNHSARIVRGALRPSRHKDEDPRARRRCSASALKTASDLTERRTSRHSRRCCRRRDNKTCCCLGKPRLPKIPHQSSPALSSPQNTRNSFGRVITSF is encoded by the exons ATGATCTCGTTGCTCAGCCGGAGCCTCGGCTCCGTCCGCAGGCTCAGCGGACCGCCGGTTCGGTCGGTTGCGCCGGACAAGCCGCGTCCCCCGGAAGCGAGCGCCGCGCGTGTCCGGAAGACGTTCGTGGACTTTTTCGAGCGTGAACACGGACACTTGCTGGTCCCGTCCTCCCCTGTGCGGCCCAGAGGCGACCCCAGTCTGCTCTTCGTCAACGCCGGAATGAACCAG TTCAAGCCGATCTTGCTGGGCACGGCGGACCCTCGCGGCGCCATGGCGTCGTACCGCCGGGTGGTCAACAGTCAGAAGTGCGTGCGTGCCGGCGGCAAGCACAACGACCTGGACGACGTGGGCAAGGACGTGTACCACCACACCTTCTTCGAGATGATGGGAAACTGGTCCTTCGGCGACTACTTCAAG GAAGAGGCGTGCGCGATGGCGTGGACGCTGCTGACGGAGCGTTTCGGGATCGCGTCCGACAGGCTGTACGTTTCGTACTTTGCCGGCGACGCCGCTTCGGGACTGGGAGCCGACGAGGAGACTCGGCGCATCTGGCTGGACATCGG GGTTCCCCCGGCTCGCCTTCTCCCCTTTGGGCCGAAGGAGAACTTCTGGGAGATGGGCGACACGGGCCCGTGCGGTCCCTGCTCCGAGATCCACTATGACCGCGTGGGAGGGCGCGACGCCGCCGGGCTGGTCAACAAGGGCTGTCCGGACGTGCTCGAGATCTGGAACCTGGTCTTCATGCAGTACAGCAG GGAGTGCCACGGGGAGCTCCGCGCGCTGCCGTGCCGCAGCGTGGACACGGGTTTGGGTCTGGAGAGGCTGCTCGGCATCCTTCAGGGAAAAACTTCAAACTACGACACGGACCTCTTCGCGCCGCTGATGGACGCCATCCATCAG AGAAGCGGCGTGTCGGCGTACGGCGGGCGTACGGGTCCGGGGGCGCAGGTGGACGCGGCGTACCGGGTGGTGGCCGACCACGCCCGAGCCCTGACGGTCTGCATCGCCGACGGGGTCCATCCCGGCACGTCGGGGGCCGA GTTGGTGCTGAGGAGGATCCTGAGGCGAGCGGTCCGCTTCTGCACAGAGGTCCTGCGGGCTCCCCAGGGAACGCTGGCGAGCCTAGTGCCCTACGTGGCACGCAGCCTG GGCGACGCGTATCCGGAGCTGCGCCGCGAGGCCGACAGG GCGATGGACGTCATCGACGAGAACGAGGATCACTTCCTGTCCGGTCTGCGGAAGGGAAGCCGGCTCATCCGACGAACCCTCGACACGACGGATGCGCAACGGGGACGCTTTCCTG CGTCGGTGGTGTGCTCGCTGCACCGCGACTTGGGCTTCCCGCTGGACCTCGTGGACTTGATGCTGGAGGAGAAGGGCGTGTCCGTCGaccgacaggaagtggagcggctcaTCGCAAACCAACACAAG GCGACGTCGGAGCGGGCCGGCGCCGGCGGTCACGTGGCGATGGGGGCGGTCGTCCTGGCTGAGCTGCGACGAGGGGGCGTGGCCTACACGGAGGACAGCGCCAAGTACGAATATGCCGTCGAGCGGGAGCGCTATG TGTTCCCACCGTGCCGAGCGCGTGTGCTGGCTCTGTTCGACGGCACGGCGCTGGTGTCTCAAGTGGCGCCAGGTCAGCGCTGCGGCGTCATTCTGGACCGGACCTCCTTCTATGCCGAGCGGGGCGGACAGGACGCTGACCGTGGATACTTCGTACGGGCCGACCTACAG GAAGTGCCCTTCTCCGTGGAGGGCGTGTTGACGGCGGGGGGCTACGTGATCCACCAGGTGACCGCCACGGACACCCTCGAGACCGGAGACCAAGTGCACCTCCATCTAGACCAG ACTCACCGCCTGGCCTGTATGACGAACCACACCGCCACGCACCTGCTCAATTTTGCCCTCCGGAACGTTCTGGGTCCGTCCGTGCGACAGAGAGGAACTCGCGTGTCTGCTCGACGCCTGCGCTTCGACTTCAGCGTCAAG GCCTCGCTGAGCGCTAGTGAGCTT CGGCAGGTGGAGACGTGTGTGAAGGCGGCGGTGGTGAACAATCAGGCGGTGCACGTCCAGGAGGTCCCCCTGGAGGCCGCCATAAAAATCGCGGGCGTCCGGACGGTGGACGAG GCGTACCCCGACCCAGTTCGAGTGGTCTCGGTGTCAGTTCCCGTCTCCGAACTTTTGGACCGTCCCGCAGTCGAACGCACGTCGGTGGAACTCTGCTGTGGAAC TCACCTGGTGCAGACGGCTTCCATCGGCGACCTGGTGATCGTGTCTGAACGACAGTTGGTCAAAGGAATCAGTCGCGTTGTCGCCGTGACGGGAACGGACGCCACACTG GCTCGGGAGGCAGGGCAGTCGCTACTCGAGGAAGTGGACTCTCTGTCAGCCAGAATGACAGGCTCTGCCCCCTCCTGTCTGGACTCTGCCCAGAGTCTCGCCAAGGAGGTGGGCGTGGTCTCTGAT GCGGTGGGCAACACGCCCATCCCCCAGTGGCTACGAGGGGAACTGCAGGTGCGCCTCAAAGCGCTGCAGAGGCAGAGTAACACTTTGGTCCGGAAGCTGGAGACGGCGCAG GCAACTCTCACGGCCCAGGCTCTGCTGGCCAAGACCAAACAGGAAGTTGTGCTGGTGGACTGTGTGGAGGCCCCGTCGTTGTCG GTCCTGATGAAGACGGTGAACCACCTGAGCGCGGCGCGGCCCGACGCGCACATCATGCTGCTGGCTCGCCAAAGGCATTCTGGGAAAATCCTGTGCGCCTGTCAGGTTCCCGAG GACTCTGCGGCGGCGCTCTCGGCTTCCGATTGGGCGACGGCCGTGTGTCAGCGGACGGGCGGAGACGGCGGCGGCTCGGCGGTCGTGGCCCGCGGGACAGGAACTGGCGCCGACGTCGCAGAAGCGGTGGCTTGGGCTGAGATGTTTGCTTGCAATTCTTTGGCGACATTCACGTTACAACTTCGGGACCGGCTTCCCATACAAACAGGAAGTGTGGGGGCGGGGCCAAACCA TTCTGCTCGCATTGTGCGCGGTGCGCTCCGACCGTCTCGACACAAAGACGAAGATCCACGCGCACGAAGACGCTGTTCTGCCTCCGCGCTGAAAACGGCGAGTGATCTCACCGAAAGGAGGACGAGCAGACACTCCCGCCGATGTTGCCGGAGGCGGGACAATAAGACTTGCTGCTGTCTGGGGAAGCCACGTTTACCCAAAATACCACATCAG